Genomic segment of Paenibacillus sp. FSL R5-0623:
AACAATCTTTTGCCACTGCCTGTTGTTTTGCTTTTGACTACTTTTTCTTTCTTCACTTTCTGAACCTTCTCAGGATTAACCTGCTCGGATTTTGTCACTTGCTCCCCACTGTCTTTCTGCTTCTTTTGAACCATTCCCATTCACCTGCCAGTTATTTACTTGTTGGATTTTTCTTTCTCTCCCCTATAAATATGTAGTATTCGACAGCTTTCTTCGTTCCCCTTTCATATCCCAGAAATATTTTACAACTTTATTCCTATTTTTCTATAAAAAAAAGACCCCCATATGCCGATAAGCGGAGGCCCTACATGTTGATTTCATAACATTATTTTGTTAAATCATAATACAATATTGCCACATTGTAGGTATTTCAACCTACTTCTTTTTTCTCATCATATCAAAATACGAAACCGGCTGATCCACCTTCATTTTAATCAGTTGCATCGGGTGACGAGCAGCATCCAGAACATTGCCTTCTTCATCCTGTATTTCACCGACGATCTGTTTGAAAAAGTGACCTCCCGGACCGAAAAATTCGATTTCCTGTCCTGGTTTGAAGTGATTGCGCTGTTGAATGGTCGCCATTCCTGTTTCAGCATCATACCCCATGACCAATCCAGCGAAGTCAAAAGGTACAGCCTTTTCTTCCGGTTCATAGATATGATCTTCATGGTCTGGTGTATCATAGAAAAACCCGGTATTCAGCGGGCGATTCGCCGCTTTGTTCATTTCTTCAACCCATTCAGGTTTCAGAACATAATTTTCCGGGTCGGCCATGTAGGCATCAATAGCTTGACGGTACACGTTAACCACAGTTGCCACGTAGTGAATCGATTTCATACGTCCTTCAATCTTGAAACTGTCCACTCCCACATCAATCAACTCGGGAATATGGCCAATCATGCACAGATCCTTAGATCCCATGGAGAATGAATTATCCTGTTCCTGGAACAGAGGAAGCTGATTCTCACCCAGTTTGAATGGCGCAGGTGCCTTCATCTGCATGTCCTCTTCGCTGACCCACACCGTATCTTCTCTCGCGTCCTCGAACAGATCATACTTCCAGCGGCAAGACTGGCAACAGCCACCCCGGTTGGAGTCCCGATCTGTAAAATGGTTGGAGAGCACGCAACGTCCGGAATACGAGGAACACATTGCCCCGTGAATAAAGGCTTCAATTTCAATATCCACATTGGCCTTGATCTCTTCAATCTCTTCAAAGCTGGTCTCACGTCCGAGAACAACACGTGGAAGTCCTTCATCTTTCCAGAACTTCACGGCTTGCCAGTTGAGTGTGGATTGTTGAGTACTTAGATGTACCTCAAGGCCTGGCACAGCACGAAGGGCTACTTCAATAATAGCCGGATCAGCTACGATGATCGCAGAGATTCCCGCATTATAGAGGTTTTGCAGGTATGTTTCGATCCCCTCAACATCCTCATTATGTGCATAGATGTTTGTCGCTACGAACACCTTAGCTCCATACTTTTTGGCAAACTCCACACCTTCACGCA
This window contains:
- a CDS encoding U32 family peptidase, translating into METVAVQRKFSGKRNRLDRPELLAPAGNLEKLKFAIHYGADAVYIGGQAYGLRSNADNFSFEEMREGVEFAKKYGAKVFVATNIYAHNEDVEGIETYLQNLYNAGISAIIVADPAIIEVALRAVPGLEVHLSTQQSTLNWQAVKFWKDEGLPRVVLGRETSFEEIEEIKANVDIEIEAFIHGAMCSSYSGRCVLSNHFTDRDSNRGGCCQSCRWKYDLFEDAREDTVWVSEEDMQMKAPAPFKLGENQLPLFQEQDNSFSMGSKDLCMIGHIPELIDVGVDSFKIEGRMKSIHYVATVVNVYRQAIDAYMADPENYVLKPEWVEEMNKAANRPLNTGFFYDTPDHEDHIYEPEEKAVPFDFAGLVMGYDAETGMATIQQRNHFKPGQEIEFFGPGGHFFKQIVGEIQDEEGNVLDAARHPMQLIKMKVDQPVSYFDMMRKKK